The sequence TCATCATGTTAGTGGCAATTGTAGGCGTATCATTCCTGGTTGAACTGATTATGGCTAAGCCTGTGATGAGTGAAGTGATCACTGGTTTTGTACCCCGCATTCCCGATAATACGGCGCTCTATATTGCCATCGGTATCATTGGTGCCACCGTGATGCCTCATAATCTATACCTGCACTCTGCATTGGTGCAAACGCGGAAAATAAGGCAGGATGAAGCAGGCATCAGACAAGCATTGAAATTAAATTTTATTGATAGTGCGATTGCATTAAATTTAGCGTTCTTTGTAAATGCAGCAATATTGATCCTGGCTGCTGCGGTGTTCTTTAAATCAGGGAAAACCAGTGTGGCAGAAATACAGGATGCACATAAGTTACTGGAAGGATTGTTAAGCAATAAATGGGCACCGATCCTGTTCGCTGTCGCATTGATTGCAGCAGGACAAAGTTCTACGGTGACCGGCACCTTAGCCGGACAAATTGTGATGGAAGGATACCTGAAACTACGTATCAATCCATGGTTGAGAAGATTACTGACAAGGTTGCTGGCCATTGTACCCGCGCTGTTGGTGATACAGATTGCAGGTGTTGATAAGGTGGGAGACCTCCTGGTATTCAGTCAGGTGTTGCTGAGTTTACAGCTGGGTTTTGCAGTGATCCCGCTGATACATTTTGTGAGTGATAAAAAGACGATGGGGAAATTTGCGGTGAACGTACCTGTGAAGATCCTCAGCTGGGTGATTACAGCAGTGCTGGTGTATCTGAATACACGCATGGTGTTTACAGAAGCCATGCATTATATGGAAGGAGGCGGTTCTATCTGGGTAGATATTCTTATTTCAATACTCGCTATTGGATTTGTAGTGTTGCTGTTTATTACTGTGCTTTATCCACTGGCTACAAAGTATGCTTTAAAGAGTTCGACAAATATACATCCTGCTACAGCTGTGTCTTTGGAGAATATTACCATACCTCAGTATAACAGAATTGCACTGGCGCTTGATTTTAGTAAGGATGATGAGGCGATCATTGCAAATGCGATTGCACATGGCAATGCCAATACAAGTTACCTGCTGATCCATATTGTGGAGAGTGCATCGGCGAAGTATTTAGGAAGAGAATCGGATGATCTTGAAACGAGGAAAGACAAGGAGCAGATGGATACGTATGTGAGTTTGCTGAAGAGTAAAAATCTGCAGGCGGAAGGGTTCCTGGGATATAGACACAGAGCGGAAGAGATCGTGCGGATCGTGAAGTCGGAAAAGGCGGATTTTTTAGTGTTGGGTGGACATGGACATACAGGGATTAAGGATTGGATTTACGGAGAAACGACTAATCAGGTGAGACATAAGGTGAAGATACCTGTGTTGGTAGTGCAGTAATTATTAAACGGATTGCGAACTACGTACTACGATGAAAAAAGGCAATCGTAATACATAATTCGCAATCCGATTAATATTTTTATAGCTTAATATGGTTCAGGGCCTGTGGCCGGCTTTTAATGCAGGCAAATGTAAATGTGGGCGAATTTAAAAGCTAACAGATTTTAATACTACCCGATTTTAATGCCATTATTGGGGCTATAACCCCAGCGCTAATTTCAGTTTTGGATACCCCGTCTTACTCACCGGCACCTTCGCCCCACTCTTCAACATCGCCAGGTGATTTTCCTTTTCATAAGGCTCTATCCTCGTCACCTGATTTACATTCAGAATATAAGAACGATGCACTCTCGCAAACTGCTGCATATCTAAAGTCTTCTCAAAGAATGCCATTGTTTTATTTTTCAAAAACGCACCTTCCTGTGTCACTACCTTCACATAATCATCCGCTGCTTCGAGGTAATGAATATCCTGTACGGGTATTATCTTAATTTTCCCATTGATCTTCACCACTACCCTGTTACTCTGCAATGGACTCGCTGCCGCCGTTTCTAATAAAGCATCTGCCTGCAAAGGCACCGGCACCGTTTCCTGTCGCTTCTCCAGCCATTTCTGCAAGGCTTTGTCAAATCGTTCTTTAGAGAATGGCTTTAATAAATAATCAGTCGCATTCACTTCAAACGCCCTGATCGCATGTTCTTCAAAAGCAGTCGTAAAGATCACTGCAGGCAGCTCTTCTACCAGTTCCAACATCTCAAATCCATTGATCTTTGGCATCTGTACATCCAGGAAAATGATGTCCGGCTGGTGTTGCTGTATTGCCTTTAATCCTTCAAACCCATCATTGCATTCCTGCAGGATCTGGATCT is a genomic window of Chitinophaga sp. LS1 containing:
- a CDS encoding Nramp family divalent metal transporter → MNHQHTSLGEVHQSVDTTADNPNRWKKMFAFFGPAYLVSVGYMDPGNWATDLAGGSQYGYTLLWVLLMSNLMALLLQSLSARLGIVRGRDLAQANRETYPPGVNFVLYILAEIAIAATDLAEVLGMAIGIQLLTGLPLQWGVSITVFDTFLLLVLQKYGIRKMEAFIIMLVAIVGVSFLVELIMAKPVMSEVITGFVPRIPDNTALYIAIGIIGATVMPHNLYLHSALVQTRKIRQDEAGIRQALKLNFIDSAIALNLAFFVNAAILILAAAVFFKSGKTSVAEIQDAHKLLEGLLSNKWAPILFAVALIAAGQSSTVTGTLAGQIVMEGYLKLRINPWLRRLLTRLLAIVPALLVIQIAGVDKVGDLLVFSQVLLSLQLGFAVIPLIHFVSDKKTMGKFAVNVPVKILSWVITAVLVYLNTRMVFTEAMHYMEGGGSIWVDILISILAIGFVVLLFITVLYPLATKYALKSSTNIHPATAVSLENITIPQYNRIALALDFSKDDEAIIANAIAHGNANTSYLLIHIVESASAKYLGRESDDLETRKDKEQMDTYVSLLKSKNLQAEGFLGYRHRAEEIVRIVKSEKADFLVLGGHGHTGIKDWIYGETTNQVRHKVKIPVLVVQ
- a CDS encoding LytR/AlgR family response regulator transcription factor, with amino-acid sequence MIKAVIIDDEPLAREIVKEYLGTFTQIQILQECNDGFEGLKAIQQHQPDIIFLDVQMPKINGFEMLELVEELPAVIFTTAFEEHAIRAFEVNATDYLLKPFSKERFDKALQKWLEKRQETVPVPLQADALLETAAASPLQSNRVVVKINGKIKIIPVQDIHYLEAADDYVKVVTQEGAFLKNKTMAFFEKTLDMQQFARVHRSYILNVNQVTRIEPYEKENHLAMLKSGAKVPVSKTGYPKLKLALGL